The following proteins are encoded in a genomic region of Oncorhynchus kisutch isolate 150728-3 linkage group LG6, Okis_V2, whole genome shotgun sequence:
- the h2ax1 gene encoding H2A.X variant histone family member 1, whose amino-acid sequence MSGRGKTGGKARAKAKSRSSRAGLQFPVGRVHRLLRKGNYAERVGAGAPVYLAAVLEYLTAEILELAGNAARDNKKTRIIPRHLQLAVRNDEELNKLLGGVTIAQGGVLPNIQAVLLPKKTEKPAKSK is encoded by the coding sequence ATGTCTGGTAGAGGCAAAACTGGAGGAAAGGCCAGAGCGAAGGCAAAGTCCCGTTCATCCCGCGCCGGCCTTCAGTTCCCGGTAGGACGTGTCCACAGGTTACTGCGCAAAGGCAACTATGCCGAGCGTGTCGGTGCCGGAGCTCCTGTCTATTTGGCTGCTGTGCTGGAATACCTAACGGCTGAGATCCTCGAGTTGGCTGGCAACGCTGCAAGGGATAATAAGAAGACCAGGATCATCCCTCGCCACCTTCAGCTGGCTGTCCGCAACGACGAGGAACTCAACAAGCTTTTAGGTGGTGTCACCATCGCGCAAGGAGGAGTATTGCCTAACATTCAGGCGGTcctcctacccaagaagactgaaaAACCAGCAAAGAGCAAGTAA